One genomic region from Muriicola soli encodes:
- a CDS encoding DUF2461 domain-containing protein, which translates to METVSISKDALEFLKKLSANNNRDWFQEHKKEFKTHEKEVKDFYLTLMERMRLHDELDKFKMFRIYRDVRFSKDKTPYKTHYAGSFSRAGKALRGGYYARIKPGETFIATGFWDPNKEDLFRIRKELETNASEFRQVIGAKKLKGVWGDLTGDELKTAPKGFDKEHPDIDLIRKKQFIFVRNFTDKEVLSSDFLSKVDDSFQAIRPYFDLMSDILTTNLNGESLLR; encoded by the coding sequence ATGGAAACCGTAAGTATCAGCAAGGATGCCCTGGAATTCTTAAAGAAATTGTCTGCTAATAACAACCGCGATTGGTTTCAGGAGCATAAAAAAGAATTCAAAACTCACGAAAAAGAGGTAAAAGACTTCTATCTGACCCTTATGGAACGTATGCGGCTCCATGATGAGCTGGACAAATTTAAAATGTTTCGTATCTACAGGGATGTTCGTTTTTCCAAAGATAAAACGCCGTATAAAACCCATTATGCAGGATCTTTCAGCAGGGCTGGTAAGGCACTGCGAGGGGGTTACTACGCGAGGATAAAGCCTGGGGAAACCTTTATTGCTACAGGCTTTTGGGATCCAAACAAAGAGGATCTCTTTAGGATTCGAAAAGAGTTGGAGACAAATGCCTCTGAATTCCGTCAGGTAATAGGGGCAAAGAAATTAAAAGGTGTCTGGGGCGACCTAACCGGAGATGAACTTAAAACGGCGCCAAAGGGATTTGACAAGGAACACCCGGATATTGACCTTATTCGAAAGAAACAATTCATCTTTGTCAGGAATTTTACAGACAAAGAGGTACTATCCTCTGATTTCCTTTCAAAAGTGGATGATTCTTTTCAGGCAATCAGGCCATATTTTGACCTGATGAGTGATATTCTCACAACCAATCTCAACGGGGAATCCTTATTGCGATAA
- the epsC gene encoding serine O-acetyltransferase EpsC, translating into MDSQEIIINKIKQNKIQPNLRFRLKRETEAFTDLLFLSLFDIETPFRDNLPKLKQQFDLLVNLACWDPEKSCGSVWEDYFQSLPTVLESLNLDAQAIADCDPASLSIEEVYLAYPGFYAIAIYRLAHELYKHKFPLVPRLMTEYAHRQTGVDINPGAQIGKSFFIDHATGVVIGETAVIRNHVKIYQGVTLGALYVAKSLSNTKRHPTIEDNVTIYANATILGGETVIGANSIIGGNAWLTSSVPANSKVFHTPEIEIRLQDNGI; encoded by the coding sequence ATGGATAGCCAGGAGATCATCATCAACAAAATCAAACAGAATAAGATCCAACCGAATCTCAGATTCAGACTCAAAAGAGAGACTGAGGCGTTTACAGACTTATTGTTTCTCTCTCTATTTGATATAGAAACCCCTTTCAGAGATAATTTGCCCAAGTTGAAGCAACAATTTGATCTGCTCGTAAACCTCGCTTGTTGGGATCCGGAAAAATCCTGTGGCTCCGTCTGGGAAGACTATTTTCAATCCCTGCCCACGGTTTTGGAAAGTCTCAATTTAGATGCTCAGGCCATAGCTGATTGCGATCCGGCATCCCTCTCTATAGAAGAAGTGTATCTGGCCTATCCCGGATTCTATGCCATAGCGATTTATCGCCTTGCGCATGAGCTCTATAAACACAAATTTCCTCTGGTGCCCCGACTGATGACCGAGTACGCACACAGACAGACCGGCGTTGATATCAATCCCGGTGCCCAGATTGGAAAGTCATTCTTTATCGACCACGCCACTGGTGTTGTGATTGGTGAAACAGCCGTTATACGCAACCATGTCAAAATCTATCAAGGGGTAACGCTTGGTGCGCTCTACGTAGCGAAAAGCCTCAGTAATACGAAACGACACCCGACAATTGAAGATAATGTGACTATATACGCCAATGCTACTATCTTGGGAGGGGAAACGGTGATTGGTGCCAATTCTATAATCGGAGGTAATGCATGGCTTACAAGTTCGGTACCTGCGAATTCAAAAGTTTTCCACACCCCGGAAATTGAAATACGACTTCAGGATAATGGAATTTAA
- the cysM gene encoding cysteine synthase CysM, translating into MEFKLIDLIGNTPLVKAKSLNPNPAVQLYFKLEGQNPGGSVKDRAALNMITSGLERGTFSKSTPLIEATSGNTGIALAMIASLFDLQIELVMPENATKERVQTMRAYGAKVTLTSAEKGIEGARDYAESKVSGEGFVMVNQFGNDDNWKAHYKSTGPEIWRDTGGKVTHFVSSMGTTGTIMGTSTFLKEQNSNIQIIGVQPTDESSIPGIRKWPKEYLPKIFNPAKIDRILEVSEEEAIAMTKRLAVEEGIFAGMSSGGATSAAVRLANELKEGIIVSIICDRGDRYLSSDLFE; encoded by the coding sequence ATGGAATTTAAACTAATAGATCTTATAGGGAATACCCCATTGGTAAAGGCAAAATCCTTGAACCCTAACCCTGCTGTTCAGTTGTATTTTAAACTGGAAGGACAAAATCCGGGGGGCAGTGTAAAAGACCGGGCTGCCTTGAATATGATCACAAGCGGACTTGAGCGGGGAACATTTTCAAAAAGTACACCCCTTATTGAAGCCACAAGTGGTAATACCGGGATAGCGCTGGCCATGATAGCAAGTTTGTTCGATCTTCAAATTGAACTTGTAATGCCTGAAAATGCGACAAAAGAAAGGGTTCAAACTATGCGTGCCTATGGAGCTAAAGTGACACTAACCTCTGCGGAAAAAGGAATTGAAGGCGCAAGGGACTATGCAGAATCTAAAGTGTCCGGAGAAGGATTTGTAATGGTAAATCAGTTTGGCAATGATGACAACTGGAAAGCACATTATAAAAGTACAGGCCCTGAAATTTGGCGTGACACCGGAGGAAAGGTTACTCATTTTGTTTCCTCAATGGGAACCACCGGAACTATAATGGGTACGTCGACATTTTTAAAAGAACAAAATAGTAACATTCAAATTATAGGGGTGCAACCTACGGACGAATCGAGTATTCCCGGAATCAGGAAATGGCCAAAGGAATACCTGCCCAAGATATTCAACCCTGCGAAAATAGACCGGATCCTTGAAGTAAGCGAAGAGGAGGCCATCGCCATGACCAAACGCCTGGCTGTGGAAGAGGGTATTTTCGCCGGGATGAGCAGCGGTGGGGCAACTTCCGCGGCAGTAAGGCTCGCGAATGAATTAAAGGAGGGTATAATTGTTTCTATCATCTGCGATCGTGGAGACCGTTATTTATCATCAGACCTTTTTGAATAA